A part of Marinomonas rhizomae genomic DNA contains:
- a CDS encoding MFS transporter, translating into MLKQTLFPIWSLLIGIAVLTMASALQSSLIGIRASIEEFNTTATGLIMSAYYLGFILGSLLVPSWVKNVGHIRVFAAVASLASITILMQSVVVNPWFWMLMRMGTGLCYAGLFIVTESWLNDIATNKTRGRLFSIYIIEIWASQTISQFLLNLSSPSGYGLFILTSVLISLAVVPLLLVRTPSPTINVPEKLNILGLIKTAPLGVTGVTIAGATSGALLGLGALYAKSIGMNIAEISFFIGASYVGGMLLQWPIGKLSDRQDRRVTILWVGVVGALAAFIVPLGGTMNNQILMMIGMFAVGAFTFPMYSLASSHMNDQLRPEQILSASSGMILLNGIGGMLGPLAAAALMDTLRIEALFWFVAGLNITVALFAVYRIKHQPAMIIEEQGDQIPVALTVSSVATAEMLVEADSSTPVEEKSHEVEIKL; encoded by the coding sequence ATGTTAAAGCAAACCCTGTTTCCCATCTGGAGTCTGCTCATAGGTATTGCCGTTCTCACCATGGCAAGCGCCTTGCAAAGCTCACTGATCGGTATTCGAGCCTCTATAGAGGAGTTCAATACGACGGCGACAGGTTTGATCATGTCAGCCTACTATCTTGGCTTTATTCTTGGTTCTCTTTTAGTGCCAAGCTGGGTCAAGAACGTGGGCCATATTCGAGTGTTTGCCGCAGTAGCATCTTTGGCTTCTATCACCATTTTGATGCAATCCGTTGTGGTTAATCCTTGGTTCTGGATGCTGATGCGAATGGGGACGGGCTTGTGTTACGCAGGTCTCTTTATTGTTACCGAAAGCTGGTTAAACGACATTGCGACAAACAAAACTCGTGGCCGTTTATTCTCGATTTATATAATAGAAATATGGGCAAGCCAAACCATCAGTCAGTTCTTATTGAACTTGTCCTCGCCTAGTGGTTATGGCCTGTTTATTTTAACGTCCGTACTAATTTCCTTGGCAGTCGTTCCTCTATTATTAGTGCGTACACCATCACCCACTATTAACGTGCCGGAAAAACTCAATATTCTAGGGTTAATTAAAACGGCACCACTTGGTGTAACCGGTGTCACCATTGCTGGGGCAACCTCTGGGGCTTTATTAGGTCTGGGCGCTCTCTATGCAAAAAGTATCGGTATGAACATTGCCGAGATTTCATTCTTTATCGGTGCCAGTTACGTTGGTGGGATGTTGCTGCAATGGCCAATTGGTAAACTATCTGACCGTCAAGATCGTCGTGTTACCATACTCTGGGTTGGCGTTGTTGGGGCGCTGGCCGCATTCATTGTGCCACTAGGAGGCACAATGAATAACCAAATATTGATGATGATTGGCATGTTTGCAGTCGGTGCATTTACCTTCCCAATGTACTCGCTCGCTTCCTCTCACATGAATGACCAACTTCGCCCAGAACAAATTCTTTCTGCCAGTAGCGGTATGATATTGCTAAATGGTATTGGGGGTATGTTAGGGCCTCTAGCCGCGGCAGCATTGATGGATACACTTCGTATTGAAGCGTTATTTTGGTTTGTTGCTGGACTCAATATAACCGTAGCACTGTTTGCTGTGTACCGAATCAAGCATCAGCCAGCCATGATTATCGAAGAGCAAGGGGATCAAATTCCAGTGGCGCTTACAGTATCTTCTGTAGCAACCGCAGAAATGCTTGTCGAAGCTGACTCCTCTACTCCAGTGGAAGAAAAAAGCCACGAGGTGGAAATCAAACTTTAG
- a CDS encoding LysE/ArgO family amino acid transporter, whose protein sequence is MLAFVSGAITGGGLIVAVGAQNSFLLEQALKRHYAFPIALLFILSDAISIALGAFGLGLILQSHDWLLSVSRWAGVAFLVWFALGKWRASFQEEHLILEQYSKRLALWPLVMMGFAVTWLNPHFYLDTMILMGSLANQWQGAKWEFVFGGVCASVLWFLSLALVGKLCAKCLEKAAFWRWFNRVNAILIWSIALKIATQPLS, encoded by the coding sequence GTGTTGGCATTTGTGAGTGGCGCGATTACTGGTGGCGGTTTGATTGTCGCCGTTGGGGCACAGAATAGTTTTTTATTGGAGCAGGCATTAAAGCGACATTACGCCTTTCCGATTGCCTTGCTGTTTATATTAAGTGATGCTATCTCCATTGCGCTTGGGGCATTTGGTTTAGGCTTGATCTTGCAAAGTCATGACTGGCTGTTGTCGGTATCTCGTTGGGCTGGCGTGGCTTTCTTGGTGTGGTTTGCCTTGGGTAAATGGCGGGCGTCGTTTCAAGAAGAACATTTAATTTTAGAGCAATACAGTAAGCGTTTAGCCTTGTGGCCGCTGGTGATGATGGGGTTTGCGGTGACGTGGCTTAATCCGCATTTTTACTTAGATACCATGATTTTGATGGGCAGTCTGGCGAACCAGTGGCAGGGCGCAAAGTGGGAGTTTGTTTTCGGTGGTGTGTGCGCGTCTGTGTTGTGGTTTTTGTCTTTGGCTCTGGTGGGAAAGCTTTGTGCAAAATGCTTAGAAAAAGCGGCTTTTTGGCGTTGGTTTAATCGTGTTAATGCTATCTTGATTTGGAGTATTGCGCTTAAAATCGCCACACAACCCTTGTCTTAA
- a CDS encoding ArgP/LysG family DNA-binding transcriptional regulator: protein MMDYKALSSLHAVLKFQSFDKAAEYLHLTQSAVSQNIKRLEQVCGRPLLIRARPVVATPLGEQLLAHFNKVAMLEEGLQEAIQGNQATQPISIAVNNDVLATWFTDVVRQFSATDFTKLHIKAADQANTRALLQTGEVVACVSQIGTPVAGGDSIFLGNMHYELVATPSFIEEHLKGDLSAEAVLKSPSLIYDEHDELWARYQKECLQVETDISHSHWYPSSHGFVELVMGGTVCALIPSIQIKQKIKSKKLVSLLPNKRLALPLYWHWYKLNSPVLDRLTKVIKSVTQDALT, encoded by the coding sequence ATGATGGATTATAAAGCACTATCCTCACTTCACGCTGTTTTGAAGTTCCAAAGTTTTGACAAAGCAGCAGAATATCTTCACCTGACACAATCTGCGGTGTCACAAAATATCAAACGCTTAGAACAAGTCTGCGGCCGCCCTCTACTGATTCGTGCCAGACCTGTGGTTGCCACACCACTTGGCGAGCAACTACTAGCGCATTTCAACAAAGTCGCCATGCTCGAAGAGGGACTACAAGAAGCAATCCAAGGCAATCAAGCTACACAACCGATAAGCATTGCGGTCAACAACGATGTACTCGCGACTTGGTTTACCGACGTGGTCAGACAATTCTCTGCAACAGACTTCACCAAGTTACATATTAAAGCCGCCGACCAAGCCAACACTCGCGCTCTATTACAAACGGGCGAAGTGGTAGCTTGTGTCAGCCAAATAGGTACGCCTGTAGCGGGTGGGGATTCTATCTTTCTCGGCAACATGCATTACGAACTGGTCGCCACACCCAGTTTTATAGAAGAACACCTGAAAGGAGACCTCAGCGCCGAAGCCGTTTTAAAATCGCCGTCTTTGATTTACGACGAACATGATGAACTTTGGGCGCGATATCAGAAGGAATGCCTACAAGTTGAAACCGATATTAGTCACAGTCATTGGTACCCCTCTTCCCATGGCTTTGTTGAACTTGTAATGGGTGGCACAGTCTGTGCTTTAATTCCTAGTATTCAAATCAAACAGAAAATAAAAAGCAAGAAACTGGTATCCTTACTGCCAAACAAGCGCCTAGCCTTGCCTCTTTATTGGCATTGGTACAAACTCAACTCACCTGTATTAGATCGATTAACTAAGGTGATAAAAAGTGTCACACAAGATGCTTTAACATAG
- the galU gene encoding UTP--glucose-1-phosphate uridylyltransferase GalU, whose protein sequence is MIRKCLFPVAGYGTRFLPATKSMPKEMLPIVNKPLVQYGVEEAVKAGLDNVTFVTGRGKRAIADHFDISYELEHQIAGTNKEKYLDGIRHLIDNVNFSFTRQNNMLGLGHAILTGEPLIGDEAFGVVLADDLCFGEDDGVMAQMVKLYNQFRCTIVAIEEVPEDEVHKYGVIKGESMMDGLYRVTDMVEKPAKEDAPSNLAIIGRYILTPDIFDKIRSTPAGRNGEVQITDAILQQAQEGCVLAYKFKGKRFDCGSVDGFVEATNYCYKNIYQDPTEA, encoded by the coding sequence ATGATTCGCAAATGTCTATTCCCTGTTGCTGGTTATGGCACCCGTTTTTTGCCTGCCACTAAATCCATGCCCAAAGAAATGCTACCTATTGTAAACAAGCCTTTGGTTCAGTACGGCGTAGAAGAAGCGGTCAAAGCGGGCTTGGACAATGTCACCTTCGTAACGGGTCGTGGTAAACGTGCCATTGCCGACCATTTCGACATCAGTTATGAGCTAGAGCATCAAATTGCTGGTACCAACAAAGAAAAATACCTAGATGGCATACGCCACCTGATCGACAACGTGAACTTCTCTTTTACTCGTCAAAACAACATGTTAGGTCTAGGCCATGCCATCCTAACGGGTGAACCACTTATTGGCGATGAAGCCTTTGGTGTGGTACTAGCAGATGACCTTTGCTTCGGTGAAGATGATGGTGTAATGGCACAAATGGTTAAACTGTATAACCAATTCCGTTGCACTATCGTTGCGATTGAAGAAGTACCAGAAGACGAAGTGCACAAATACGGCGTTATCAAAGGCGAATCCATGATGGACGGCCTATACCGTGTTACCGACATGGTGGAAAAACCGGCAAAAGAAGACGCGCCATCAAACCTTGCTATTATCGGCCGTTACATCCTAACACCCGATATTTTTGACAAAATCCGTAGTACGCCAGCGGGTCGTAACGGTGAAGTACAAATCACTGATGCTATCTTGCAACAAGCGCAAGAAGGCTGTGTATTGGCGTATAAATTCAAAGGCAAACGTTTTGACTGTGGTAGCGTTGACGGATTTGTAGAAGCAACCAACTACTGCTACAAAAACATTTACCAAGACCCTACAGAAGCGTAG
- the yjfF gene encoding galactofuranose ABC transporter, permease protein YjfF: MINERNLPILATLLVFILLYGFGMYEYKGFRDTLVFSNLLTDNAFLIITAIGMTFVILSGGIDLSVGSMIAFIGVLMAYLITNTGIHPLFAIGIALIVGVAFGAIMGVIIAFFEIQAFIVTLAGMFLFRGLAYLINLDAVPIDHPFITGLYDIYVPLPGRGGLTFIAMAMLVLLALGILIARRTRFGMSVYALGGDSHSAALLGVPVKKTIIKIYALSGFYSAMSGVIFAIYTGSAYPLAAVGVELDAIAAVVIGGTLLTGGVGYVFGTFLGGMIQGIIQTLITFDGSLNSWWTKLAVGGLLLFFILLQKGIVYWVKKRSAT, from the coding sequence ATGATTAATGAACGTAATTTGCCGATATTGGCAACGCTATTGGTTTTTATCCTTTTGTATGGTTTTGGCATGTATGAGTACAAGGGTTTTCGTGACACCTTAGTATTCTCAAACTTATTGACGGATAACGCGTTTTTGATCATCACTGCGATAGGCATGACCTTTGTCATTCTGTCTGGTGGTATTGATTTATCGGTCGGGTCGATGATCGCGTTTATCGGTGTTTTGATGGCTTATCTGATTACCAATACTGGCATACATCCTTTGTTTGCTATTGGTATCGCTTTGATTGTGGGTGTGGCTTTTGGCGCGATAATGGGGGTTATTATTGCGTTCTTCGAGATTCAGGCGTTTATCGTCACTTTAGCTGGGATGTTTTTGTTTCGAGGCTTGGCGTATTTGATCAACCTAGACGCGGTGCCGATTGATCACCCGTTTATTACTGGCTTGTACGATATTTATGTACCTTTGCCAGGACGTGGTGGTTTGACCTTTATTGCCATGGCTATGTTGGTGTTGCTGGCGCTGGGAATTTTGATTGCCCGTAGAACACGTTTCGGTATGAGCGTGTATGCGCTGGGTGGAGACAGTCATTCGGCAGCCTTGCTGGGCGTGCCAGTGAAAAAGACCATTATTAAAATCTATGCCTTGAGCGGATTTTATAGCGCTATGTCTGGGGTAATCTTTGCGATATATACAGGCTCGGCTTATCCACTTGCAGCGGTTGGGGTCGAGTTAGATGCTATCGCTGCGGTGGTGATTGGCGGTACCTTGTTAACGGGCGGGGTGGGTTATGTGTTTGGTACTTTCTTGGGTGGAATGATTCAAGGCATTATTCAAACTTTGATTACTTTTGATGGTTCGTTAAATAGCTGGTGGACCAAATTGGCTGTGGGTGGCTTGTTGTTGTTCTTTATCTTGCTACAAAAAGGCATCGTGTATTGGGTGAAAAAACGCTCGGCGACCTAG
- a CDS encoding ABC transporter permease yields MKKNNFLHKHQKTLAPLLSLVLIILITASVTPGFLSIRMVDGHLFGSLLDILHRATPTALVALGMAVVIGTRGIDLSVGAVIAISGAVTAVLTVNTDWPVGLVILCALGTGMLCGLWNGILVSGFNIQPIVATLILMVAGRGIAQMITEGQIVTFHSDVLDAIGNGYFLAFPIRVWIAIGMIVLTVLVMRKTALGLFIEAVGANVRASRLVGIEARLLVLSAYVFSGLCAAMSGIILAADIRGADANNAGLWLELDAILAVVLAGASLAGGRIYLLLTIVGVLIIQTLTTAILTSGLPVQYNLVVKATIILAVLLVQSPKTRQWISDFFTKKKRAANSRTGKGSIKP; encoded by the coding sequence ATGAAAAAGAATAACTTTCTGCATAAACATCAAAAAACGCTTGCGCCTTTGTTGTCCCTTGTATTGATCATTTTGATTACAGCATCGGTGACACCTGGGTTTTTGAGCATTCGAATGGTTGATGGGCACCTGTTTGGTAGCTTATTGGATATCCTTCATCGTGCAACGCCAACGGCCTTGGTGGCTCTGGGTATGGCAGTCGTCATTGGTACTCGCGGTATTGATTTGTCAGTCGGTGCGGTTATTGCCATTTCAGGTGCGGTGACGGCTGTATTGACGGTCAACACTGATTGGCCGGTAGGATTGGTGATTTTATGCGCTTTAGGCACTGGCATGCTGTGCGGTTTGTGGAATGGCATTTTGGTGTCGGGGTTTAATATTCAGCCGATTGTTGCCACCTTGATTTTGATGGTGGCAGGGCGTGGTATCGCGCAGATGATCACCGAAGGGCAAATCGTCACCTTCCATTCTGATGTATTGGATGCCATTGGCAATGGATATTTCTTGGCATTTCCTATTCGCGTGTGGATTGCGATAGGCATGATTGTCTTAACCGTTTTGGTGATGCGTAAAACCGCGCTAGGTTTGTTTATTGAAGCGGTTGGAGCCAACGTGCGAGCCAGTCGTTTGGTTGGTATTGAAGCGCGCTTGTTGGTGTTGTCTGCTTATGTTTTCTCAGGTCTTTGTGCTGCCATGAGCGGCATTATCCTTGCGGCCGATATTCGCGGAGCCGATGCCAATAATGCAGGTTTATGGCTAGAACTGGATGCAATTTTAGCCGTGGTGTTAGCCGGTGCTTCGTTAGCGGGTGGGCGTATTTATTTGCTGCTGACGATTGTTGGCGTGTTAATTATTCAAACTTTAACCACAGCGATTCTGACCAGTGGATTGCCTGTTCAATATAATTTGGTAGTAAAAGCGACCATTATTCTTGCCGTGTTGCTGGTTCAATCACCAAAGACTCGTCAATGGATATCTGATTTTTTCACGAAAAAGAAGCGTGCAGCCAATAGTCGTACTGGTAAAGGGAGCATAAAACCATGA
- a CDS encoding sugar ABC transporter ATP-binding protein: protein MSQLANETLIAKETVEAAQSAVRPLLEIKHLSKSFTGVQALNDVSLQIQQGEIRALLGENGAGKSTLIKVLTGVYPRDSGEILLDGSLISASDSGHAQRLGISTVYQEVNLIPTMSVMENLTLQHQEKTFGLISWKKAEIRARELLAQVGLDIDPLRQLDTYSIAIQQLVAIARALSTQAKMLILDEPTASLDSDEIKQLFDLMARLKSEGLGIIFVTHFLDQVYSITDSITVLRNGECIGTFKTAELSRSDLVSHMVGKSLEDLAPTAHDHSIKRERTELLQLNNVGKQRYLQPLDLNIAAGEIVGVAGLLGSGRTELCELAYGSVKPDQGEVTLSNHSLTKSSLRRAIQVGMGYCPEDRKQDGIVAELSVRENMILALQASKGWWSPISMAEQQKLVEEMIQRLAIKTPDMDKPIGELSGGNQQKVILARWLITHPALLILDEPTRGIDIGAHHEIIQIIKELCEQGMGLLVASSELEELVMFAHRVVVMKDHHKVSELHGDEVSEQAILRTIAS from the coding sequence ATGTCGCAATTAGCTAATGAAACCTTGATAGCCAAAGAAACGGTCGAAGCGGCGCAGAGCGCAGTTCGTCCCTTGCTCGAAATCAAACACCTATCTAAATCTTTTACCGGCGTTCAAGCCCTGAATGATGTGTCTTTACAGATCCAACAGGGGGAGATTCGCGCCTTGCTGGGTGAAAATGGTGCCGGTAAATCCACTCTGATAAAAGTACTGACGGGCGTTTATCCGCGTGACAGCGGTGAGATTCTATTAGATGGCAGCTTGATCAGTGCCTCTGATAGCGGTCATGCACAGCGCTTAGGGATAAGCACGGTTTATCAAGAAGTGAACCTTATTCCTACCATGTCTGTAATGGAAAACCTGACGTTACAGCATCAAGAAAAAACCTTTGGCCTGATTAGCTGGAAGAAAGCGGAAATTCGCGCTAGAGAATTATTGGCGCAAGTGGGTTTAGACATAGATCCATTGCGTCAGCTAGATACCTATTCGATTGCGATTCAGCAACTCGTCGCGATTGCTCGTGCGTTAAGTACTCAAGCCAAAATGCTGATCTTAGATGAGCCGACGGCCAGTTTAGACAGTGACGAGATCAAACAGTTGTTTGACCTAATGGCACGGCTGAAATCTGAAGGCTTGGGTATTATTTTCGTAACGCACTTCTTGGATCAGGTTTACAGCATTACCGATAGTATTACCGTATTGCGTAATGGTGAGTGCATTGGCACCTTCAAAACTGCGGAGCTGTCTCGTTCCGATTTGGTCAGTCACATGGTAGGGAAATCTTTGGAGGACCTTGCGCCAACCGCTCACGATCATTCTATTAAACGCGAACGTACGGAGCTGCTACAGCTGAACAATGTCGGCAAACAGCGTTATCTTCAGCCGTTGGATTTGAATATCGCCGCAGGGGAAATTGTTGGTGTGGCGGGCTTGTTGGGCTCAGGTCGAACGGAATTGTGTGAGTTGGCCTATGGTTCGGTGAAACCGGATCAAGGGGAAGTGACGTTAAGTAATCATTCACTGACGAAATCGTCTCTGCGTCGAGCTATTCAGGTTGGTATGGGGTATTGCCCAGAAGATCGTAAGCAAGATGGCATTGTGGCGGAGTTGAGTGTCAGAGAAAACATGATCCTTGCGTTGCAGGCGAGCAAAGGTTGGTGGTCGCCAATTTCTATGGCTGAGCAACAAAAGCTAGTAGAAGAAATGATTCAGCGCTTGGCAATAAAAACACCTGATATGGACAAACCCATTGGCGAGTTAAGCGGTGGTAATCAGCAAAAGGTTATCCTTGCTCGTTGGTTGATTACGCATCCTGCCTTGCTGATATTAGACGAGCCAACACGGGGTATTGATATCGGCGCTCACCACGAAATTATCCAGATCATTAAAGAGCTATGTGAGCAGGGCATGGGCTTGTTAGTCGCGTCTTCTGAGCTAGAAGAGTTGGTCATGTTTGCCCATCGCGTGGTGGTAATGAAAGACCATCATAAAGTCTCGGAGCTTCATGGGGATGAGGTTTCAGAGCAAGCGATATTGCGCACCATTGCTAGCTAG
- a CDS encoding ABC transporter substrate-binding protein → MKSLSIRPSLPWLGAFKRKAVLTTFSVLLPVLSASAMAADLTIGFSQIGSESGWRTSETESIKAEAERRGYDLKFSDAQQKQENQIKAVRSFIAQGVDGILLAPVVETGWDQVLKEAQRAKIPVVLIDRGVAADPSMYLTKVASDFKEEGALAASWLAAKTNGRCNIVELQGSVGSSAAIDRKTGFDAVIGNFPNMTITRSQSGSFTRAGGKEVMESFLKAEGGAKNICALFAHNDDMALGAILAMKEAGVKPTKDILVVSIDAVPDIFKAMADGEANATIELNPHLGGPAFDAILASQDGKKVDKWIKANGPLYLPDTAAAEYAKRK, encoded by the coding sequence ATGAAATCTCTCTCTATTCGCCCATCGTTGCCATGGCTGGGTGCATTTAAACGCAAAGCTGTGTTAACTACTTTCTCTGTATTACTTCCTGTGTTGTCCGCTTCGGCGATGGCAGCAGACCTCACAATAGGCTTTTCGCAAATTGGTTCGGAAAGTGGCTGGCGAACGTCTGAAACCGAATCCATTAAAGCCGAGGCAGAACGCCGTGGTTATGACCTAAAATTCTCTGATGCTCAACAAAAGCAAGAAAACCAAATCAAAGCTGTGCGTTCGTTTATCGCGCAAGGCGTTGATGGCATTTTGCTGGCTCCTGTGGTGGAAACCGGTTGGGATCAAGTATTGAAAGAAGCGCAGCGCGCTAAAATCCCGGTTGTTCTAATTGACCGTGGTGTGGCGGCAGATCCCAGCATGTATCTAACGAAAGTCGCTTCTGATTTCAAAGAGGAAGGCGCGTTGGCGGCATCTTGGTTGGCGGCGAAAACCAATGGCCGTTGTAATATCGTCGAGTTGCAAGGTTCCGTTGGTTCTTCTGCAGCGATCGACCGTAAGACTGGTTTTGATGCGGTGATTGGCAATTTCCCTAATATGACGATTACTCGCTCTCAGTCGGGTTCTTTTACTCGCGCAGGCGGTAAAGAAGTCATGGAAAGTTTCTTAAAAGCAGAAGGCGGCGCGAAGAATATCTGTGCTTTGTTTGCTCATAATGATGACATGGCATTGGGCGCTATCCTCGCGATGAAAGAAGCGGGCGTTAAACCAACCAAAGACATTTTGGTTGTGTCTATCGATGCGGTGCCAGATATCTTTAAAGCCATGGCTGACGGTGAAGCGAATGCAACTATCGAGTTGAATCCTCATCTTGGTGGCCCAGCATTTGATGCCATTCTAGCGTCTCAGGATGGTAAAAAAGTCGACAAGTGGATCAAAGCAAACGGTCCTTTGTACCTACCTGATACAGCGGCTGCGGAATACGCGAAGCGTAAATAA
- a CDS encoding AEC family transporter, which translates to MFSLSLSVLPVFLLLMAGAVCQRWRFPMEGFWSGVDKFTYWVLFPALLFSKTSQIDFSNPMLPKYAFILLFALFVTAVFVFVSTWLMKVVAPTASSMLQAGVRFNTFVMLALAGSLYGNEGLVLAALGASVLIPSINVFLVVSMTLMHGPSSANSSSANSLPRLLSGALIRNPLIVSIVLGSSFNLLGLTPIVLVSDVLSMLSQAALPLVLLAVGASVRLEAIRSVGMTFAMSSVARFVVFPLVIGLMCWWLDVRGLPALVAVLFGVVPTATSAYALARQLGGDADRMSAYITMQTLLSVVTLPVSIWLSQLYLM; encoded by the coding sequence GTGTTTTCTCTCTCTCTTTCGGTGTTGCCTGTATTTTTGTTATTGATGGCGGGGGCGGTGTGCCAGCGTTGGCGTTTTCCGATGGAAGGCTTTTGGTCTGGCGTTGATAAGTTTACTTATTGGGTGCTGTTTCCTGCTTTGTTGTTTAGTAAAACGTCACAGATCGATTTCAGTAATCCCATGCTGCCAAAATATGCGTTTATTTTGTTGTTTGCTTTGTTTGTGACGGCGGTTTTTGTGTTTGTCAGTACCTGGTTAATGAAGGTGGTTGCTCCGACGGCTTCGTCTATGTTGCAAGCGGGCGTGAGGTTTAACACTTTTGTTATGTTGGCTTTAGCGGGCAGTTTGTACGGCAATGAGGGTTTGGTGTTGGCGGCGTTGGGCGCTTCTGTGCTGATTCCTTCTATTAATGTATTTTTGGTGGTGTCTATGACCTTGATGCATGGGCCGTCTTCGGCTAATAGTTCGTCAGCCAATTCCTTGCCCCGTTTGTTAAGTGGCGCTTTGATTCGCAACCCTTTGATCGTGTCAATTGTGCTAGGTAGCAGTTTTAATTTGTTAGGTTTAACACCGATTGTTCTGGTTTCCGATGTACTGAGTATGTTATCGCAGGCGGCGTTACCCTTGGTGTTGTTGGCCGTCGGTGCGAGTGTGCGTTTAGAGGCTATACGCTCTGTCGGGATGACTTTTGCGATGTCTTCGGTTGCACGTTTTGTGGTGTTTCCTTTGGTGATTGGTTTGATGTGCTGGTGGCTGGACGTTCGAGGTTTGCCAGCGTTAGTCGCTGTGTTGTTTGGTGTGGTACCCACGGCAACATCGGCGTACGCCTTGGCCCGTCAGTTGGGCGGAGATGCTGATAGGATGTCAGCTTATATTACGATGCAGACTTTATTGTCTGTGGTGACTTTGCCTGTGAGCATTTGGTTAAGTCAGTTATATTTGATGTGA
- a CDS encoding LysR substrate-binding domain-containing protein: MAYAVTLEALRVLEAIHQLGSFAAAADALFKVPSALTYTVKKLEDDLGVSLFDRSRQKAVLTPAGHLVLEQGRTILEAAMRLEDSIKQFESGWEPKLRIARDTALLESPLMSVVGDFLSQNRPVELTLSEEAVGGGWDALQDDRADLVIGATGELPKGHVHIRAIGEIEFVFAVSPTHPLAMTDGMITAAQLRQYPSIVVADSSKILPARSSGVFESRQVLRVDTMRSKIQAQCLGLGVGYLPKHRIADELSSGRLVLRQCELPRPNQMAYLAWRKDDPGRGLSWFVEQLALQDWQLLSV, translated from the coding sequence ATGGCCTATGCGGTGACTTTGGAAGCATTACGGGTGTTGGAAGCAATTCATCAGTTGGGCAGTTTTGCCGCCGCGGCGGATGCTCTGTTTAAAGTGCCGTCCGCTTTGACTTACACAGTTAAAAAGTTGGAAGACGATTTGGGTGTGTCCTTGTTTGATCGCTCACGACAAAAAGCCGTATTAACCCCAGCGGGTCACCTAGTGCTGGAGCAAGGTCGAACAATTTTAGAAGCGGCCATGCGTTTAGAAGATTCAATTAAGCAGTTCGAGTCAGGGTGGGAGCCGAAGCTGAGAATCGCAAGGGATACGGCGTTGTTAGAGTCGCCTTTGATGTCGGTGGTGGGAGATTTCTTATCGCAGAATCGCCCAGTGGAATTGACCTTGTCGGAAGAGGCGGTTGGTGGCGGTTGGGATGCTCTGCAAGATGATAGGGCGGATTTAGTCATTGGCGCGACGGGTGAGTTGCCCAAGGGGCATGTTCATATTAGAGCCATTGGTGAGATAGAGTTTGTCTTTGCTGTATCGCCAACGCATCCGTTGGCGATGACCGATGGGATGATTACTGCGGCGCAATTACGCCAATATCCTTCTATTGTTGTGGCGGATAGTTCAAAAATTTTGCCCGCGCGTAGCAGTGGGGTTTTTGAAAGTCGTCAGGTGCTTAGGGTCGATACCATGCGCAGTAAAATTCAAGCGCAATGTTTGGGCTTGGGCGTGGGGTATTTGCCGAAACATCGTATTGCTGATGAGTTAAGTTCTGGGCGATTGGTGCTACGCCAATGTGAGTTGCCAAGACCAAATCAGATGGCGTATTTGGCATGGCGCAAAGATGATCCTGGGCGAGGATTGTCTTGGTTTGTTGAGCAGTTGGCATTACAAGACTGGCAACTGCTTTCTGTCTGA